A single window of Mustela erminea isolate mMusErm1 chromosome 4, mMusErm1.Pri, whole genome shotgun sequence DNA harbors:
- the LOC116588415 gene encoding cell division control protein 42 homolog translates to MQTIKCVVVGDGAVGKTCLLIFYTTNKFPSEYVPTVFDNYAVTVMIGGEPYTLGLFDTAGQEDYDRLRPLSYPQTDVFLVCFSVVSPSSFENVKEKCVPEITHHCPKTPFLLVGTQIDLRDDPSTIEKLAKNKQKPITPETAEKLACDLKAVKYVECSALTQKGLKNVFDEAILAALEPPEPKKSRRCVLL, encoded by the coding sequence ATGCAGACAATTAAGTGTGTTGTTGTGGGCGATGGTGCCGTTGGTAAAACATGTCTCCTGATATTCTACACAACAAACAAATTTCCATCTGAGTATGTACCGACTGTTTTTGACAACTATGCAGTCACAGTTATGATTGGTGGAGAGCCATATACTCTTGGACTTTTTGATACTGCAGGGCAAGAGGATTATGACAGATTACGACCGCTGAGTTATCCACAAACAGATGTATTTCTAGTCTGTTTTTCAGTCGTCTCTCCATCCTCATttgaaaatgtgaaggaaaagtgTGTTCCTGAGATAACTCACCATTGTCCAAAGACTCCTTTCTTGCTTGTTGGGACCCAAATTGATCTCCGAGATGACCCCTCTACGATTGAGAAACTTGCCAAGAACAAACAGAAGCCTATCACTCCAGAGACTGCTGAAAAGCTGGCCTGTGACCTGAAGGCGGTCAAGTATGTGGAGTGTTCTGCACTCACACAGAAAGGCCTAAAGAATGTATTTGACGAAGCAATATTGGCTGCCCTGGAGCCTCCCGAACCGAAGAAGAGCCGCAGGTgtgtgctgctatga